One Zeugodacus cucurbitae isolate PBARC_wt_2022May chromosome 3, idZeuCucr1.2, whole genome shotgun sequence genomic region harbors:
- the LOC105219818 gene encoding receptor-type guanylate cyclase gcy-8-like isoform X1, which yields MERTAFGIVRSTFQLRWFAALMFIFVQIIVSQSMVSTEVLGTIEKVKDKPHPYRYNCFTNGEELPNIPNVRVETIGLQVSDRALHQVISRIFAIILREKLNYRNVSLVPIQYETNVSIDQYEAINYNSIFQQLRYPTGAIMAMINVAVWTPVVVRSILTETIMEAGMSTAGRFGWFVPKTQIDMPLELAAYSLHYNVFLNQTHSDYGRYVIPEALLAELRAGKNYEEYQSPDCFGRTCVTLLAEHKPDTAFVMHHIAGTHSFVNVLWLGADFRGKLRQLYGKYQDKFNPELLNKRFIVLHWTPSIVIDGEIEFYQITQPRCEDLTVLLRTACKYELTPVVKYYTQSLKEEHLLSVLREFNISDGMLRLLQLSPQWQNTDANIDDVYNRVACEWLKSNEETYKGWLSKKSQINLNIGGIFPLTDFSRGHQNLKEAVLHAVKAVNNKGLLSNYQLDAMAHDGQCKADEVMKVFIHYFSDPRVLGVLGPACSETVEPIAGISKHTNMAVISYSAEGATFTDRDAYPYFFRTIGSNRQYEDVYIELMKFFGWKRVAALTEDGQKYTEYISHMEPAMKKSDLELIINKKFLSDVKAVEMKKHLLDLKEKHAKIIIADIHHRNAELALCEAYNLGMTAYEGYVWFLPSWISKDWSTLDSNHNCTSEQLKKAAEGHFSIMHTPFGDLNATMQENITISEWLQTHARNNNVISNYTGYAYDAVWAYAYAVEKLLKENEGAVNNLRSKSVVTRFVELIWQTDFIGLSGRVQFGRGGSRITDLDIVQWHDNQFHNLGKFKPYVKGIGDAMHTDGGRLQLEEDKVLWLESGGQRPSDGTYDCSFALLAKLLNKDCESAAFIFTAMMCLLFVTIISLISFFFWKKRYDKKLKRSAKIMKNFGIDLLSPSHNMSNTLDKWEVPKENVVINRRLGKGAFGMVYGGEALIGASGWTAVAVKTLKTGASTDDRLDFLSEAEVMKRLHHNNIVKLLGVCLQTEPIYTIMEFMLYGDLKTYLLARRQLLNDKVTDDSDVSSKRLTMYAMDVARGLAYLASEKYVHRDLACRNCLVNAQRVVKLGDFGMTRSTYESDYYRFNRKAMLPIRWMAPESLGSGMFTSASDVWAFGVVVYEIITFGSYLYQGLTNEQVFDYIKSGKTLQIPTGVKPQLEGLLKACWSQEAKKRPTAAEVFDYITNYPRLLTPCVDVPSASVEMSEIESDEVELLPKSRKCSPFRCDSTLDILPQTNVTSQFELSNDFIDGIESSAEADLEMPVSYTLFESPNPHSNNSSNNNTIDKNFSFNDYKAYTPVGYKVMSPVSSHRISESSDSSQARLLKKSSLETLRQTAF from the exons ATGGAGCGAACTGCGTTTGGAATAGTGCGTTCAACGTTCCAACTTCGTTGGTTTGCTGCTTTAATGTTcatttttgtacaaataatcGTGAGTCAAAGCATGGTGTCAACGGAAGTGTTGGGAACCATTGAAAAAGTCAAGGATAAGCCACACCCCTATCGTTATAATTGTTTTACGAATGGCG AAGAATTACCAAATATACCAAATGTGCGAGTTGAAACGATTGGATTACAAGTGTCCGATCGAGCCTTACATCAAGTAATTAGTCGCATATTCGCTATCATTTTACGTGAGAAACTCAATTACCGTAATGTCTCACTAGTGCCGATCCAATACGAAACGAATGTGTCTATCGATCAATATGAAGCGATCAATTATAATAGCATATTCCAACAGTTGAG ATACCCAACTGGTGCGATTATGGCTATGATCAATGTAGCTGTTTGGACGCCAGTTGTGGTGCGATCCATTTTGACGGAAACTATTATGGAGGCTGGCATGTCAACAGCAGGTCGGTTTGGTTGGTTCGTGCCAAAAACGCAGATCGATATGCCGTTAGAGTTGGCTGCCTACAGTTTACACTACAACGTGTTTCTTAATCAAACCCATAGTGATTATGGACGCTACGTAATACCGGAAGCGCTATTGGCTGAATTGCGCGCGGGTAAAAA TTACGAGGAATATCAAAGCCCCGATTGTTTCGGAAGAACATGTGTCACCTTGCTGGCCGAACATAAACCCGATACTGCCTTCGTCATGCATCATATAGCCGGTACACACAGTTTTGTCAATGTGCTCTGGTTGGGTGCGGATTTTCGGGGGAAGTTACGTCAGCTTTATGGCAAATATCAGGATAAGTTTAACCCTGAATTGCTTAATAAGCGCTTCATTGTGCTTCACTGGACACCATCCATTGTTATCGATGGtgaaattgagttttatcaaaTCACCCAGCCGCGTTGTGAAGACCTGACAGTGTTACTGCGAACTGCCTGCAAATATGAGCTAACGCCGGTAGTCAAATACTATACGCAGAGTTTGAAAGAAGAACACTTGCTTTCCGTATTACGTGAATTTAATATATCGGATGGCATGCTGCGGTTACTACAACTGAGCCCACAGTGGCAAAATACCGATGCGAATATCGATGACGTCTACAATAGAGTTGCGTGCGAATGGTTAAAGTCTAATGAGGAGACATACAAGGGATGGCTTAGCAAAAAGtcgcaaattaatttaaatatcggTGGGATTTTTCCGCTAACAGACTTTAGTCGCGGCCATCAGAATCTCAAGGAAGCTGTTTTACATGCTGTTAAGGCAGTAAATAACAAAGGTTTACTAAGTAATTACCAACTCGATGCGATGGCTCACGATGGACAATGTAAAGCCGACGAGGTTATGAAAGTATTCATACATTACTTTTCCGATCCACGTGTGTTGGGTGTGCTAGGTCCGGCTTGTagtgaaacagtcgaaccaatagCGGGCATATCGAAGCATACAAATATGGCTGTGATATCATACTCGGCGGAGGGCGCTACATTCACCGATCGTGACGCATATCCCTATTTCTTTCGTACGATTGGTTCAAATCGTCAGTACGAGGATGTGTACATTGAGTTAATGAAATTCTTTGGTTGGAAGCGTGTTGCCGCCCTGACTGAAGATGGACAAAAGTATACCGAGTATATATCGCACATGGAACCAGCTATGAAGAAAAGTGACTTGGAATTGATTATCAATAAGAAGTTCCTGAGTGATGTGAAGGCTGTGGAAATGAAAAAA CACCTGTTGGATCTAAAGGAAAAACATGCCAAGATTATAATTGCGGATATACACCACAGGAATGCTGAGCTGGCGCTTTGTGAGGCCTACAATTTAGGA ATGACAGCCTACGAAGGTTATGTTTGGTTCTTGCCCTCTTGGATATCTAAAGACTGGAGCACATTGGATAGCAATCACAATTGCACAAGTGAGCAATTGAAAAAG GCTGCGGAAGGTCATTTCAGCATAATGCACACACCATTTGGCGACCTCAATGCAACCATGCAGGAAAATATAACTATAAGTGAGTGGTTACAGACACATGCCCGAAACAATAACGTGATCTCGAATTACACTGGTTACGCGTACGATGCAGTTTGGGCTTACGCATACGCTGTAGAAAAACTGTTGAAGGAGAACGAAGGTGCGGTAAATAATTTGCGTAGTAAAAGTGTGGTCACACGCTTCGTAGAGCTCATTTGGCAGACAGATTTCATCGGTCTCTCTGGGCGTGTGCAGTTCGGTAGAGGCGGTTCTCGTATTACCGATTTAGACATCGTGCAATGGCACGATAACCAATTCCATAATTTGGGTAAATTTAAGCCATATGTGAAAGGTATCGGCGATGCTATGCACACCGATGGTGGGCGTTTGCAGTTGGAAGAAGATAAAGTGTTATGGCTAGAGAGTGGTGGTCAGCGACCAAGTGATGGTACGTACGACTGTAGCTTTGCACTCTTGGCCAAATTACTCAATAAGGATTGTGAGAGCGCTGCTTTCATATTCACGGCTATGATGTGTCTCTTATTTGTTACCATAATATCGCTGATATCTTTCTTTTTCTGGAAGAAACGTTACGACAAGAAACTCAAGCGGTCggcgaaaataatgaaaaatttcggCATTGACTTACTATCACCGTCGCACAATATGAGCAACACGCTCGACAAATGGGAAGTGCCTAAAGAGAATGTGGTAATAAATCGTCGATTGGGTAAAGGTGCTTTCGGTATGGTGTATGGTGGTGAGGCGTTAATTGGTGCCAGCGGTTGGACTGCAGTAGCGGTCAAGACGCTAAAAACAGGCGCCTCCACAGACGACCGTTTGGATTTCTTATCCGAAGCGGAGGTCATGAAACGCTTGCATCACAATAACATAGTCAAACTATTGGGCGTTTGTCTGCAAACAGAACCAATTTACACCATTATGGAGTTCATGCTGTATGGCGACTTGAAGACATACTTGCTGGCGCGTCGGCAATTGCTCAACGATAAAGTGACCGACGACTCTGATGTCTCGTCGAAACGTTTAACAATGTATGCCATGGATGTGGCACGTGGACTCGCCTACCTCGCTAGCGAAAAGTATGTACACCGCGATCTGGCATGCCGTAATTGTCTGGTAAATGCGCAGCGTGTCGTCAAACTCGGTGATTTCGGTATGACGCGTTCTACCTACGAGAGCGACTATTATCGTTTCAATAGAAAAGCAATGTTGCCTATACGCTGGATGGCGCCAGAATCTTTAGGATCTGGCATGTTCACGTCTGCGTCAGATGTGTGGGCTTTTGGTGTTGTGGTATATGAAATAATCACATTCGGTTCGTATCTTTATCAAGGCTTAACCAATGAGCAGGTGTTTGATTATATTAAAAGTGGCAAAACCTTGCAAATACCTACGGGTGTGAAGCCACAACTGGAGGGTTTACTTAAAGCTTGTTGGAGTCAAGAGGCCAAAAAGCGTCCAACTGCTGCCGAGGTATTCGATTATATCACGAATTATCCACGTTTATTGACGCCCTGTGTAGATGTACCCAGTGCTTCGGTagaaatgagcgaaatcgaaAGCGATGAAGTAGAACTTTTACCCAAATCACGTAAATGCTCACCATTTAGGTGTGACTCAACGCTGGATATTTTACCGCAAACCAATGTCACCAGTCAATTTGAACTCTCCAACGATTTTATTGATGGCATTGAATCATCGGCAGAAGCGGACCTAGAAATGCCCGTCAGCTATACATTGTTTGAGTCTCCAAATCCGCATTCGAATAATAGCAGTAACAATAATACAATAGATAAAAATTTCAGTTTCAACGATTACAAAGCGTATACACCTGTGGGTTATAAAGTAATGTCACCAGTATCTTCACATCGAATTAGCGAAAGTTCGGATTCCTCGCAGGCGAGACTGCTGAAGAAGTCCTCTTTGGAGACGTTGCGGCAAACAGCATTCTGA
- the LOC105219818 gene encoding receptor-type guanylate cyclase gcy-8-like isoform X2 — MERTAFGIVRSTFQLRWFAALMFIFVQIIVSQSMVSTEVLGTIEKVKDKPHPYRYNCFTNGELPNIPNVRVETIGLQVSDRALHQVISRIFAIILREKLNYRNVSLVPIQYETNVSIDQYEAINYNSIFQQLRYPTGAIMAMINVAVWTPVVVRSILTETIMEAGMSTAGRFGWFVPKTQIDMPLELAAYSLHYNVFLNQTHSDYGRYVIPEALLAELRAGKNYEEYQSPDCFGRTCVTLLAEHKPDTAFVMHHIAGTHSFVNVLWLGADFRGKLRQLYGKYQDKFNPELLNKRFIVLHWTPSIVIDGEIEFYQITQPRCEDLTVLLRTACKYELTPVVKYYTQSLKEEHLLSVLREFNISDGMLRLLQLSPQWQNTDANIDDVYNRVACEWLKSNEETYKGWLSKKSQINLNIGGIFPLTDFSRGHQNLKEAVLHAVKAVNNKGLLSNYQLDAMAHDGQCKADEVMKVFIHYFSDPRVLGVLGPACSETVEPIAGISKHTNMAVISYSAEGATFTDRDAYPYFFRTIGSNRQYEDVYIELMKFFGWKRVAALTEDGQKYTEYISHMEPAMKKSDLELIINKKFLSDVKAVEMKKHLLDLKEKHAKIIIADIHHRNAELALCEAYNLGMTAYEGYVWFLPSWISKDWSTLDSNHNCTSEQLKKAAEGHFSIMHTPFGDLNATMQENITISEWLQTHARNNNVISNYTGYAYDAVWAYAYAVEKLLKENEGAVNNLRSKSVVTRFVELIWQTDFIGLSGRVQFGRGGSRITDLDIVQWHDNQFHNLGKFKPYVKGIGDAMHTDGGRLQLEEDKVLWLESGGQRPSDGTYDCSFALLAKLLNKDCESAAFIFTAMMCLLFVTIISLISFFFWKKRYDKKLKRSAKIMKNFGIDLLSPSHNMSNTLDKWEVPKENVVINRRLGKGAFGMVYGGEALIGASGWTAVAVKTLKTGASTDDRLDFLSEAEVMKRLHHNNIVKLLGVCLQTEPIYTIMEFMLYGDLKTYLLARRQLLNDKVTDDSDVSSKRLTMYAMDVARGLAYLASEKYVHRDLACRNCLVNAQRVVKLGDFGMTRSTYESDYYRFNRKAMLPIRWMAPESLGSGMFTSASDVWAFGVVVYEIITFGSYLYQGLTNEQVFDYIKSGKTLQIPTGVKPQLEGLLKACWSQEAKKRPTAAEVFDYITNYPRLLTPCVDVPSASVEMSEIESDEVELLPKSRKCSPFRCDSTLDILPQTNVTSQFELSNDFIDGIESSAEADLEMPVSYTLFESPNPHSNNSSNNNTIDKNFSFNDYKAYTPVGYKVMSPVSSHRISESSDSSQARLLKKSSLETLRQTAF, encoded by the exons ATGGAGCGAACTGCGTTTGGAATAGTGCGTTCAACGTTCCAACTTCGTTGGTTTGCTGCTTTAATGTTcatttttgtacaaataatcGTGAGTCAAAGCATGGTGTCAACGGAAGTGTTGGGAACCATTGAAAAAGTCAAGGATAAGCCACACCCCTATCGTTATAATTGTTTTACGAATGGCG AATTACCAAATATACCAAATGTGCGAGTTGAAACGATTGGATTACAAGTGTCCGATCGAGCCTTACATCAAGTAATTAGTCGCATATTCGCTATCATTTTACGTGAGAAACTCAATTACCGTAATGTCTCACTAGTGCCGATCCAATACGAAACGAATGTGTCTATCGATCAATATGAAGCGATCAATTATAATAGCATATTCCAACAGTTGAG ATACCCAACTGGTGCGATTATGGCTATGATCAATGTAGCTGTTTGGACGCCAGTTGTGGTGCGATCCATTTTGACGGAAACTATTATGGAGGCTGGCATGTCAACAGCAGGTCGGTTTGGTTGGTTCGTGCCAAAAACGCAGATCGATATGCCGTTAGAGTTGGCTGCCTACAGTTTACACTACAACGTGTTTCTTAATCAAACCCATAGTGATTATGGACGCTACGTAATACCGGAAGCGCTATTGGCTGAATTGCGCGCGGGTAAAAA TTACGAGGAATATCAAAGCCCCGATTGTTTCGGAAGAACATGTGTCACCTTGCTGGCCGAACATAAACCCGATACTGCCTTCGTCATGCATCATATAGCCGGTACACACAGTTTTGTCAATGTGCTCTGGTTGGGTGCGGATTTTCGGGGGAAGTTACGTCAGCTTTATGGCAAATATCAGGATAAGTTTAACCCTGAATTGCTTAATAAGCGCTTCATTGTGCTTCACTGGACACCATCCATTGTTATCGATGGtgaaattgagttttatcaaaTCACCCAGCCGCGTTGTGAAGACCTGACAGTGTTACTGCGAACTGCCTGCAAATATGAGCTAACGCCGGTAGTCAAATACTATACGCAGAGTTTGAAAGAAGAACACTTGCTTTCCGTATTACGTGAATTTAATATATCGGATGGCATGCTGCGGTTACTACAACTGAGCCCACAGTGGCAAAATACCGATGCGAATATCGATGACGTCTACAATAGAGTTGCGTGCGAATGGTTAAAGTCTAATGAGGAGACATACAAGGGATGGCTTAGCAAAAAGtcgcaaattaatttaaatatcggTGGGATTTTTCCGCTAACAGACTTTAGTCGCGGCCATCAGAATCTCAAGGAAGCTGTTTTACATGCTGTTAAGGCAGTAAATAACAAAGGTTTACTAAGTAATTACCAACTCGATGCGATGGCTCACGATGGACAATGTAAAGCCGACGAGGTTATGAAAGTATTCATACATTACTTTTCCGATCCACGTGTGTTGGGTGTGCTAGGTCCGGCTTGTagtgaaacagtcgaaccaatagCGGGCATATCGAAGCATACAAATATGGCTGTGATATCATACTCGGCGGAGGGCGCTACATTCACCGATCGTGACGCATATCCCTATTTCTTTCGTACGATTGGTTCAAATCGTCAGTACGAGGATGTGTACATTGAGTTAATGAAATTCTTTGGTTGGAAGCGTGTTGCCGCCCTGACTGAAGATGGACAAAAGTATACCGAGTATATATCGCACATGGAACCAGCTATGAAGAAAAGTGACTTGGAATTGATTATCAATAAGAAGTTCCTGAGTGATGTGAAGGCTGTGGAAATGAAAAAA CACCTGTTGGATCTAAAGGAAAAACATGCCAAGATTATAATTGCGGATATACACCACAGGAATGCTGAGCTGGCGCTTTGTGAGGCCTACAATTTAGGA ATGACAGCCTACGAAGGTTATGTTTGGTTCTTGCCCTCTTGGATATCTAAAGACTGGAGCACATTGGATAGCAATCACAATTGCACAAGTGAGCAATTGAAAAAG GCTGCGGAAGGTCATTTCAGCATAATGCACACACCATTTGGCGACCTCAATGCAACCATGCAGGAAAATATAACTATAAGTGAGTGGTTACAGACACATGCCCGAAACAATAACGTGATCTCGAATTACACTGGTTACGCGTACGATGCAGTTTGGGCTTACGCATACGCTGTAGAAAAACTGTTGAAGGAGAACGAAGGTGCGGTAAATAATTTGCGTAGTAAAAGTGTGGTCACACGCTTCGTAGAGCTCATTTGGCAGACAGATTTCATCGGTCTCTCTGGGCGTGTGCAGTTCGGTAGAGGCGGTTCTCGTATTACCGATTTAGACATCGTGCAATGGCACGATAACCAATTCCATAATTTGGGTAAATTTAAGCCATATGTGAAAGGTATCGGCGATGCTATGCACACCGATGGTGGGCGTTTGCAGTTGGAAGAAGATAAAGTGTTATGGCTAGAGAGTGGTGGTCAGCGACCAAGTGATGGTACGTACGACTGTAGCTTTGCACTCTTGGCCAAATTACTCAATAAGGATTGTGAGAGCGCTGCTTTCATATTCACGGCTATGATGTGTCTCTTATTTGTTACCATAATATCGCTGATATCTTTCTTTTTCTGGAAGAAACGTTACGACAAGAAACTCAAGCGGTCggcgaaaataatgaaaaatttcggCATTGACTTACTATCACCGTCGCACAATATGAGCAACACGCTCGACAAATGGGAAGTGCCTAAAGAGAATGTGGTAATAAATCGTCGATTGGGTAAAGGTGCTTTCGGTATGGTGTATGGTGGTGAGGCGTTAATTGGTGCCAGCGGTTGGACTGCAGTAGCGGTCAAGACGCTAAAAACAGGCGCCTCCACAGACGACCGTTTGGATTTCTTATCCGAAGCGGAGGTCATGAAACGCTTGCATCACAATAACATAGTCAAACTATTGGGCGTTTGTCTGCAAACAGAACCAATTTACACCATTATGGAGTTCATGCTGTATGGCGACTTGAAGACATACTTGCTGGCGCGTCGGCAATTGCTCAACGATAAAGTGACCGACGACTCTGATGTCTCGTCGAAACGTTTAACAATGTATGCCATGGATGTGGCACGTGGACTCGCCTACCTCGCTAGCGAAAAGTATGTACACCGCGATCTGGCATGCCGTAATTGTCTGGTAAATGCGCAGCGTGTCGTCAAACTCGGTGATTTCGGTATGACGCGTTCTACCTACGAGAGCGACTATTATCGTTTCAATAGAAAAGCAATGTTGCCTATACGCTGGATGGCGCCAGAATCTTTAGGATCTGGCATGTTCACGTCTGCGTCAGATGTGTGGGCTTTTGGTGTTGTGGTATATGAAATAATCACATTCGGTTCGTATCTTTATCAAGGCTTAACCAATGAGCAGGTGTTTGATTATATTAAAAGTGGCAAAACCTTGCAAATACCTACGGGTGTGAAGCCACAACTGGAGGGTTTACTTAAAGCTTGTTGGAGTCAAGAGGCCAAAAAGCGTCCAACTGCTGCCGAGGTATTCGATTATATCACGAATTATCCACGTTTATTGACGCCCTGTGTAGATGTACCCAGTGCTTCGGTagaaatgagcgaaatcgaaAGCGATGAAGTAGAACTTTTACCCAAATCACGTAAATGCTCACCATTTAGGTGTGACTCAACGCTGGATATTTTACCGCAAACCAATGTCACCAGTCAATTTGAACTCTCCAACGATTTTATTGATGGCATTGAATCATCGGCAGAAGCGGACCTAGAAATGCCCGTCAGCTATACATTGTTTGAGTCTCCAAATCCGCATTCGAATAATAGCAGTAACAATAATACAATAGATAAAAATTTCAGTTTCAACGATTACAAAGCGTATACACCTGTGGGTTATAAAGTAATGTCACCAGTATCTTCACATCGAATTAGCGAAAGTTCGGATTCCTCGCAGGCGAGACTGCTGAAGAAGTCCTCTTTGGAGACGTTGCGGCAAACAGCATTCTGA